Below is a genomic region from Henckelia pumila isolate YLH828 chromosome 3, ASM3356847v2, whole genome shotgun sequence.
TGAACTACCCGACATCTTTCCCCCCAAATGGACCATGTTTGACAAATAAACTCCTCAATTTGGCCACGATCTGGAAAAGTCAGCAACCAATGGCATACATCCTCCGAGCACAATAGAGTACAATGTTTCAAGGCAGCCCACACATCATTTTTCGTCCATAATCTCTTTATCACCGGACAAAGGAACAATGCATGGCACGATGTATCCACAAAAGAAAAGCAAAGAGGGCAGCAAGTAGTAGTCAGAACGTGATGAGCCACAAGATTAACTCCGGTTGGCAAAATGTTATGGTAAAAACGCCACCAAAACACTCGAACCTTTGGAGGGATATCAAGAGCCCAAAGAAAGCACCACCATTTCTTAATTACCGAGAAAGTCGAGTGATTTTCTGGCGGTTCCTCTAACCCATAACCAACCCGATAGCCACTTTTAACCGAGTATTTACCTTTTGTATCAAATTTCCAGAATCTCTTATCTTCGGTACTCCACCCAGAAATTGGAatagacagaatattttgaatcaAATACGGATTACATATATTCCGCACAGCCTGCTCATCCCACTGGCCGTTCGAGATCAAAGCGCTAACTTTCGCACCCTCATGAAGATGGATCAAGCTCTGAGATACCTTAGCTCGCAAATTCGGGATCCATCTTTCTTGCCATACGTCAATAGACTTCCCATCACCTATCCTCCAACAGATTCCTTCTTCCAATAGACTTCTACTCCAGACCAGAGCGCACCAGATAGACGATGGATTGCTTCCCAAAGATGAGTGCATAACATCCAAATGTCTAAAGTATATTAATAACattgtttttaaataaaatttttataaaatattttattttttttaaaaatataaatatatatttgaataactattttataaaaacgtTTTCAGGGTTTGAAAGATGTTAGgacaataattttaaaataacgattttatagttaaaaataattgaaaatatatttaGATAACTATTCAATAAAAACTTTTTATCTCGATTGTTCTTTAAAACTTAATTGGAaaacaagttttttttaaaaaaagttattcaagacatttttatgaaaatctTAACTAAAATTCatcctttcattttgttttacttatatatataaaggCCACAAGTAATGTGAGCACATATATAAAATAACTTTATGCTAACTTCTCAAACTCAAGTTGCTGTAGCAGTTGACCCTTGAATTTACTAAGTTGATCAGTTCAGTTGAGGTTAGTCAACTGAACTGCTTTCCTTCTCGCGTGTCTATGTTAATCGACCAACTTTAACTAAGTGCGGAATGAGGTCGACTAACAGATTGAACTTATATAAAATGGATCGAATGATGGTGTATGAGTGTTTGACAGAAACTAAACAACACaagaatttgtttatggatgttcgaaatCAATCTCCTACgccaccccttcttccactcgAAAGGATTCACTCTAGAAGAATTTGACTATTATAACACTTTGCAACATCCCACTCCAATACTAAGAATTACCCACTGCCTATCCCAGAACTCCTAAACTCAAGAACTCAGCCGTCGATTGATTTTTGTTACAACGAGGTTTATAGTACCTCAACTGATAAACAACTGCAACACTTGTATTACAAATCAATACTTATATAGAACAATATGATCCTAGTTGACTTGATGCAATGTTATGTGTGCTTGTGTTTTTCGGCTTCTTGATGTATTCTTTAAGTGAGCTTTCAATTCCTCGACTGACTATATAAGAGTAAATTGAAAATGTTCGGTTTACCTCTTGATAGCTTGAATGTATTTGCGAGTTCTTTTCTAAGGAGCCGGATACTTTTCAAGCACTCTTTGATATGTATTTATTATACTTGGCGGACAACAGctttttcaaattcaaattgagGCCGTTATCTTGTCTTGTCCTCGTACATCTTCTGACATGATAGTCCACTGTTGTACTCTGGCTTTGCGGCGTCAGCTATATATGGAAAAGTCTATCCGCTGAATTGAGACTGATGTAATGAGTTTGGTCTGGGTCACACAGTCTTTGGATAGTTAAGTCTTGTAATTCGTCCCAAATATTTCCTACCACATCTTTAATTTAATGCGTTTTGGTGAATATCTCCGGCGTTCACATCAGGTGGAGGTGTGACATTGAATATGAAAGCCACAAGTAACGTGAACATAAAATAACTTTATGTTATCTTGAAGAATAAAAAACAAGACTATAAATcataaaaaacaaacaaacgaaCGAGActgtaaaaatattaatttttttatattagcaataataatatgaatgcaaaaCAATAGTACATAAATCCTGATGGGTTCGATTTGGACATTAATTTTACAcaaataaaacaaatgaataacataaaaaaaatgaagaaattATGAATTAATGAAGATTGAGAAAAGGATAAATCTCATATCTTATATTACAACTTCCACCGACCACTCTCCCACCTTGTTTGCCATCGCAGCAGCTTGGAAGTTCACTAATGGCATCGTCCAAACATTTCTTGCAATCAACACCCGAAACATCTCTGCTGCATTGAACCATTCCATATATTTTCTTCGAATATTCTTCCATCTCCGATTCTCCCTTAGCAAACATTTTCGACTTTTGGCAAGCTTTCTTAGACAGATTTGTCAATAACTTTTTCACCCTCTGGTTGAACTTCTGAGGCTCGATCATGCTCACATTGTTCACGTTCAGCATGGCAAATCTGTTCTGATAATCGATCTTACCGAAAAAGTCGATATCATTGTATTTCAAGAAACATGAATCATACCAAACAATAGCTCCTTTGTTGTTGGGACAAAGCTTGAGGATTTCACTGCTTGCCTCAACAACACAGGTTTTACAGTCTTTTCTGGAGACGTCGCCTCGACAAAGAGAGAGCCCGTAAGGACGGTCGTGGGGGTATTGGCCTATTGAGCCAAGGCCAAATCCAGTTGGAGGTGTCTTGTAAGAAAGACTAGTTAAAAGTTTTCTCAAGTTTTTGTCATAAACAGTGTTTGTGGTGAAGTTTTGGGAGTTGAAACAAATGTGAAAGAGTGGATCGATAGAAAGAGCAGATTGAATGAAGAGAAAAGAGATTAATGAGACAATAATGGAAAGCTTGTAAGCCATGTCGTACGTCTTGTTTATAAGTTTTTGTAGTAGTGATGTTTGATACTTCAAATTTGCTCCATTTATATTGAGCAATAATAGTCTATTTTTAAATGGATTTATTAATTAGATTCTGACTTTGTCTTTTTCCTTGCAGCAATAATTAATTAACCCAGTCCTCGGGAAATATTCAACTCGTCCGCTTTTTTACTTTTCTTGCCAAGAAAGTTCAGATGTGCTTATGATacaattttgtttatttttctcCAATTCATGACTTCTCACGAGATGACTGAAAATCCATATAACTATTaagtttttgtatttttaaattttgagcaTATGTAGCCCTAAAAGTTATATTTTTCCATGAGTCGGGTTGAACAAGAGatttgtctcacaaaattaactaataaaatcttctcataagcattttttttaaaaatggtaACGCGTTTGGATATTTTACAGTCACAAATAACATTATTGCACCATGAAttcaataatataaaaaattacatcagaaaataaattaaagggaatttttttttttcatatttgctATTTTAATTCTCCACGTTATCAAATTTATGTATTAGTCCgctattcttttttttttttttattagatttTAGTATTTTGACTTGACATTGATATAGAAATAATGTACTGCTGAAATGACGCAAATGTATATAATGTCAAATGTATATAATTAATGTTGCTGAAATGACGCAAATGTATATAATGTCAAATGTATATAATTAATGTCATATCAGCCCTCCCAtgaaaaaaatgactaaaattgataataaaaatgATTAATGATAACATAGAACTAGAAGATCGAATTCGAAAAGTGACAAGATTACATGATCTAAATTGCATCTCAAATTGACAATTAAAATGATTAATAAAAAGTTTGACCTCGAATGAGACCTCATTCCACATGAGTAAGAAGTCCATTGACTCATACGGAAATTAAAATGATTAATGATAACATAGAACTAGAAGATCGAATTCAAAAAGTGATAAGATTACATGATCTAAATTGCAGTTTTtcctaaattaaaaaa
It encodes:
- the LOC140888388 gene encoding antimicrobial ginkbilobin-2-like protein, translating into MAYKLSIIVSLISFLFIQSALSIDPLFHICFNSQNFTTNTVYDKNLRKLLTSLSYKTPPTGFGLGSIGQYPHDRPYGLSLCRGDVSRKDCKTCVVEASSEILKLCPNNKGAIVWYDSCFLKYNDIDFFGKIDYQNRFAMLNVNNVSMIEPQKFNQRVKKLLTNLSKKACQKSKMFAKGESEMEEYSKKIYGMVQCSRDVSGVDCKKCLDDAISELPSCCDGKQGGRVVGGSCNIRYEIYPFLNLH